A region of the Methylobacterium nodulans ORS 2060 genome:
GCAACCGCGGCGAAGCTCGGACGTTTGTCGCGGGGGGTTCTCAAGGGGAGAGACGAGTGACGACGATGCTGCGGTCCGCCCTCGCGGGCGTGATCATCCTGACCGCTGCGGCAGCCCCTGCCCTGGCGGCCAAACGCAGGGCGCCCTCGGTCACGCGCTTCGACGGCATCTGGAGCGTGGAGGTCATCACCGAATCCGGCACCTGCGACCGGGCCTACCGCTACGGCGTCATCATTCGGGACGGACAGGCCCGCTATGCGGGCGGCTCGGACTTCATCATCACCGGCCGCGTGCAGCCGAACGGCGCGGTGCGCGGGTCGATCAGCCGCGGGGATGCCAGCGCGCATGTGGTCGGCCGGCTCGCGGATGGCTGGGGCAACGGGACCTGGGTCACCTCCGGCTCGACCCGGTGCGGTGGACGCTGGAACGCCGAGCGCCGCGGCTGACCCGTTTCCGGAGGCCCCGTCCGGAGACCGGATCACAGCTTTGCCGCCCCCTTCCGGGATTCTCCGCCCCTTCGCGCTCCCTCTTGCATGTTTGACGGGCCGACCAGCGCACCAAGCTGTGAGGTGCGTCGCGGCCGGTGGCCACCGGCCGCGACGCGGGCGGCCGGGATCGATCTCCCTCTAGGATTGGCACCGTGGGAAAGCAGGATCCGGCCGCCCTCTGGCTCTTGTCCTGAACAGATGCTGGGGAGCAAGTCCCGTATGCAAGGCAAGGAAGTGTCCAAACAAGAGACCGCGGGCAAGTCTAGCGTGGGGATCGACGTCAGCAAGAGCTGGCTCGACGTCCACGTCCTCCCCTCCGGCCAAGCCCAGCGGTTCGCCAATACCGAGGTCGGCATCCGGCAGCTCAAGCGCTGGCTTGGGCGCTTTGCTCTGGGGCTGGTCGTGGTCGAGGCCACCGGCAAGTGGCACCGCCAGACCCGCCGCAGCCTGCATGCCTCGGGCCTGCCGGTCGCCGTCGTCGATCCGTTTCGGGTGCGCATGTTCGCCAAGGCGCAAGGCATCTGGGCCAAGACCGATCGGCTCGATGCCCGCGTGCTGGCGCAGTTTGCCGCGGTGATGGCCCCCCCGCAGCGCCCGCCGGCCTCGGACGCGCTCGAAGCGCTCCAGGAACTGGTCGCGGCCCGCGACAGCGCCGTGGCCGAACAAACCGCCCTCAAGAACCAGCTGGCCGCGGCCGCAAGCCCGTTCCTGATCCGCCAGCTCCAGGACCGTCTGGCCAGGATCGCCGCGGACATTGAGGCCCTTGCCGGCGAGATCCGCCGGCTCATCGCGGCCGATCCCGGACTGGCCCGGCGGCATGCCATCCTGGTCTCGATCCCCTCGATCGGGGACACGATCGCGGCCACCCTGGTGGCCAGCCTGGCCGAGCTGGGCACCTGCAGCAGCCGGCAGATCGGCCTGCTGGCGGGCCTGGCGCCGGTCGCCGACGATTCCGGCGCGCGCCAGGGCGTGCGGGTCATCTGGGGCGGCCGCCCGCCCGTGCGCCGCGTCCTCTACCTCGCGGCGCTCTCGGCCGCCCGCCACAACGCCGGCCTGAAAGCCTTCCACGAACGCCTGATCGCCAACGGCAAGAAGCCAAAGTGCGCCATCATCGCCGTGGCCCGCAAGCTCGCCGTGCTGGCCAACAGCCTCATCGCTCAGGACCGCCTCTGGACGCCAAATCAGCCCCAACAGGCTTGACGCCAAACACAGATGCTTTCCCGGATCGCATTCCGCTGACGCTGCATGCGCCCGGCAAAGGGCGGAGCGGACATCCTCGCCTGGGCCGACGCGATCTCAAGCGAACCTGAGGCGCGTGGTCGCTTCCACACGCGTCAGTTTCGATTGAGAGTGGAATCTGCCGCAGAATCGCCCCGGACCGGGGGCAGGCTTGCCGACTTCGCCACTCTCGATGAATCGGCCGCCCCCGGATGACCAGATTCCTGCTCCTCGGCATGCTCTGCATGACGGCCGCCGGCGCGGCCGTCGCCCGCGACCTTCCGACCACCCGCTCCGCCCCCCCGCCGACCGAGACGGCGGCGACCGAATGCTTCGCCGAGGCCATCGGCAACAACCCCTCGGCGCTTGCCCTGGCCCGCAACGGCCGCTGGTACGAGGCCGCCGGCGTGATCGGGTTTCTCTGCCGCCCGGAAGTCGAGGCGATGGTCCGCGCCCATGACCAGCGGCACGGATGGGGGACCGGCGACCGCTACTTCCGCGGCACCTATACCCGCCACCTCGCCCGCGCGCTCGAAGAGCGCATGAAGCCGGCGCTGGAGACCAAGACCTGGGCCAATGCGGAGCCCCGTCCCGACGCCGAGGGCGCCGGGTCCAAGCCCTGACGGCGACGTCGTCCGGCCGCGCCCCTCCGGCACGGGCATGCCGGAGGCACCGCGCCCGCGGCGGGCCGCTCAGCTGTCCATCTTGAGCGCGGCGATGAAGGCTTCCTGCGGAATCTCGACCTTGCCGAACTGGCGCATGCGCTTCTTGCCCTCCTTCTGCTTGTCGAGGAGCTTGCGCTTGCGCGAGATGTCGCCGCCGTAGCACTTGGCGGTGACATCCTTCGACAGGGCCCGGATGGTTTCGCGGGCGATGATCTTGCCGCCGATCGCCGCCTGGACGGGGATCTGGAACAGGTGGCGGGGGATGAGGTCCTTCAGCTTCTCGCACATCGCCCGGCCGCGGGACTCCGCGCGGGTGCGGTGAACCAGCATCGAGAGCGCGTCGACCGGCTCGCTGTTCACCAGGATCGACATCTTCACGAGGTCGCCCTCGCGGTAATCGGAGATGTGGTAGTCGAAGGAGGCGTAGCCCTTCGAGATCGACTTCAGCCGGTCGTAGAAATCGAACACCACCTCGTTCAGCGGCAGGTCGTAGACGACCATGGCCCGCTTGCCGACGTAGTTGAGGTCGATCTGCGTGCCGCGCCGGTCCTGGCACAGCTTGAGCACGCTGCCGAGATAATCGTCGGGCGTGAGGATCGTGGCGCGGATCCAGGGCTCCTCGATGGTGTCGATCTTCATCACGTCGGGCATGTCGGCCGGATTGTGCAACTCCCGCATGGTGCCGTCCGACATGTTGAGGCGATAGACCACGCTCGGCGCAGTCGAGATCAGGTCGAGGTTGAACTCCCGCTCCAGCCGCTCCTGGATGATCTCCAGGTGGAGCAGGCCCAGGAAGCCGCAGCGGAAGCCGAAGCCGAGGGCCGCCGAGGTCTCCATCTCGTACGAGAAGGAGGCGTCGTTGAGCCTAAGCTTGCCCATGGCGGCGCGCAGGTTCTCGAACTCCGCCGCGTCGACCGGGAACAGGCCGCAGAACACCACCGGCTGCACCGGCTTGAAGCCCGGCAGGGGAGAATCCGTCGGGCGCCTGTCCTCGGTGATCGTGTCGCCGACGCGGGTATCGGCCACTTCCTTGATCGAGGCGGTGAGGAAGCCGACCTCGCCGGGGCCGAGCTCGGCCACGTCCTGCATCTTCGGGCGGAAGACGCCGATCCGGTCGACGCCGTAGACCGCATCCGCCCCCATCATGCGGATGGTCATGCCCTTCTTCAGCACGCCGTCGACGATGCGCACCAGCACCACCACGCCGAGATAGACGTCGTACCAGGAATCGACGAGCAGGGCCTTGAGCGGCGCCGCGCGGTCGCCCTTGGGCGGCGGCAGCTTGGCGACGATCGCCTCCAGCACCGCCTCGATGTTGAGCCCGGTCTTGGCCGAGATCGGAACCGCCTCGGAGGCATCGATCCCGATCACCTCCTCAATCTGCTGCTTGACGCGATCCGGCTCGGCGGCCGGCAGGTCGATCTTGTTGAGGACCGGCACGATCTCGTGGTTGGCGTCGATGGCCTGGTAGACGTTGGCCAGCGTCTGCGCCTCGACGCCCTGGCTCGCATCGACCACTAGGAGCGAGCCCTCGCAGGCGGCCAGCGACCGCGACACCTCGTAGGTGAAGTCCACGTGGCCGGGAGTGTCCATCAGGTTGAGGATGTAGGTCCGCCCGTCCTGCGCCGTGTAGTCGAGCCGGACGGTCTGCGCCTTGATGGTGATGCCGCGCTCGCGCTCGATGTCCATCGAGTCGAGCACCTGCTCGGTCATCTCGCGCGCCGAGAGCGCCCCGGTGAGCTGGATCAGCCGGTCGGCGAGGGTCGACTTGCCATGGTCGATATGCGCGACGATCGAGAAGTTGCGGATCGTGTCGATGGGCTTGGCGGTCATCAGCAGGCGGTCTCCGGCGCTCAGGCGCGGCAGTCGGCTTGGCGCACGGCGTAAAAAGGGAAAGACCGACGGGAGATAGCAGCGGGCCCGCCCGGCGCCAAGACGCCCGGCGCCAAGACGCCCGGCCCCAAGACGCCCCGGCCCGTCAGGCGCCGAGGCGGTCCGCCACGTCCTCGGCCAGCGACAGGCTCGATGTCAGGCCCGGGCTCTCAATCCCGAACATCTGGACTAGGCCCGGCAGGCCATGCTCCGCGGGCCCATCGACGACGAAATCCTGCGCCGGCTGCCCGGGCCCCGACAGCTTCGGGCGGATGCCGGCGTAATCGGGGAACAGCGCGCCGTCCGGCAGATCGGGCCAGTAGCGCCGGATCGCCGCATAGAACAGCGCGCCGCGGGCCGGGTCGACCTCGTAGTCGGGCGCATCGACCCATTCGACATCGGGCCCGAAGCGCATGCGGCCGGCGAGGTCGAGGGTGAGATGGATGCCGAGGCCCCCCTCGACCGGGGCGGGATAGATCAGCCGGGTGAAGGCGGGGCGGCCGAGGCAGCCGAAATAATTGCCCTTGGCCAGGACGAGGCGGGGCACGCGCTCCGCCGGGTAGCCCTCGGTCGCCCGCGCCAGCGCCTGCGCGCCGAAGCTCGCCGCATTGACGACGGCATCGACCGGAAGCTCCCCCGGCGCCTCGCCGCGGAACCGGGCCACCCATCCGGCTCCGTCCCGCAGCAGCCGCTCGACGGGCGTGCGGAAGGCGAGCGCGCCGCCATGGGCTTCGAGGTCGCCCTGCAGGGCCAGCATGAGGGCGTGGCTGTCGACGATGCCGGTCTCGGGCGAGAGCAGGGCCGCCACGCAGGCGAGGCTCGGTTCGAGCCGGCGCGCCTCGGCGCCGTCGAGGAGCTGCAGGCCCTCGACACCGTTCGCGACGCCCTGCTCGTGGATGGCCGCGATCTTGGCGCGCTCCGGCTCGGTCGCCGCGACGATCAGCTTGCCGGTCTTGGCGTGGGGCACGCCGTGGCTCGCGCAATAGGCATAGAGCCGGCGCCGCCCCTCGACGCAGTGGCGGGCCCGCAGCGAGCCCGCCGGATAATACATCCCGCCGTGGATGACCTCGGAATTGCGCGACGACACGCCGGTGCCGATGCCGCCTTCGGCCTCGGCCACGATCACCTCGTGGCCGCGCAGCGCCAGCGCCCGCCCGCAGGCCAGCCCAACCACGCCCGCGCCGACAACCAGGATCATCATGCCTCACTCCCGGGGTCCGGGGCCCGCGGCCCCGGCGGGTCGAGGGCGGAGCCCTCGCGGGTTTGGGCGGAGCCCAAGCGGGGGCTCCCCGCCCCCACACCCTGAGCCAGAGGGCCGTCCGGCCCTCTGGACTCCCTTTTTAGGCCGCGATCGACATGGTCGGCTCGGCGGCGCGCACGTCGGCATCGACGTGGGCCTCGAACCGCTTGAAGTTCGCCTGGAACATCTCGACGAGCTTCTTGGCCGTCTCGGCGAAGGCCGCCTTATCCTGCCAGGTCTTGACCGGGTACAGGATGTGCGGCTCGACGCCGGGCACCGAGGTCGGCACCGCGAAGCCGAAATAGGGATCACGGCGGAAATCGGCCTTGGCCAGC
Encoded here:
- a CDS encoding IS110-like element ISMno29 family transposase codes for the protein MQGKEVSKQETAGKSSVGIDVSKSWLDVHVLPSGQAQRFANTEVGIRQLKRWLGRFALGLVVVEATGKWHRQTRRSLHASGLPVAVVDPFRVRMFAKAQGIWAKTDRLDARVLAQFAAVMAPPQRPPASDALEALQELVAARDSAVAEQTALKNQLAAAASPFLIRQLQDRLARIAADIEALAGEIRRLIAADPGLARRHAILVSIPSIGDTIAATLVASLAELGTCSSRQIGLLAGLAPVADDSGARQGVRVIWGGRPPVRRVLYLAALSAARHNAGLKAFHERLIANGKKPKCAIIAVARKLAVLANSLIAQDRLWTPNQPQQA
- the lepA gene encoding translation elongation factor 4; amino-acid sequence: MTAKPIDTIRNFSIVAHIDHGKSTLADRLIQLTGALSAREMTEQVLDSMDIERERGITIKAQTVRLDYTAQDGRTYILNLMDTPGHVDFTYEVSRSLAACEGSLLVVDASQGVEAQTLANVYQAIDANHEIVPVLNKIDLPAAEPDRVKQQIEEVIGIDASEAVPISAKTGLNIEAVLEAIVAKLPPPKGDRAAPLKALLVDSWYDVYLGVVVLVRIVDGVLKKGMTIRMMGADAVYGVDRIGVFRPKMQDVAELGPGEVGFLTASIKEVADTRVGDTITEDRRPTDSPLPGFKPVQPVVFCGLFPVDAAEFENLRAAMGKLRLNDASFSYEMETSAALGFGFRCGFLGLLHLEIIQERLEREFNLDLISTAPSVVYRLNMSDGTMRELHNPADMPDVMKIDTIEEPWIRATILTPDDYLGSVLKLCQDRRGTQIDLNYVGKRAMVVYDLPLNEVVFDFYDRLKSISKGYASFDYHISDYREGDLVKMSILVNSEPVDALSMLVHRTRAESRGRAMCEKLKDLIPRHLFQIPVQAAIGGKIIARETIRALSKDVTAKCYGGDISRKRKLLDKQKEGKKRMRQFGKVEIPQEAFIAALKMDS
- a CDS encoding NAD(P)/FAD-dependent oxidoreductase, whose product is MMILVVGAGVVGLACGRALALRGHEVIVAEAEGGIGTGVSSRNSEVIHGGMYYPAGSLRARHCVEGRRRLYAYCASHGVPHAKTGKLIVAATEPERAKIAAIHEQGVANGVEGLQLLDGAEARRLEPSLACVAALLSPETGIVDSHALMLALQGDLEAHGGALAFRTPVERLLRDGAGWVARFRGEAPGELPVDAVVNAASFGAQALARATEGYPAERVPRLVLAKGNYFGCLGRPAFTRLIYPAPVEGGLGIHLTLDLAGRMRFGPDVEWVDAPDYEVDPARGALFYAAIRRYWPDLPDGALFPDYAGIRPKLSGPGQPAQDFVVDGPAEHGLPGLVQMFGIESPGLTSSLSLAEDVADRLGA